In Rubrivirga marina, the following are encoded in one genomic region:
- a CDS encoding carbohydrate binding domain-containing protein, with the protein MRHATQTLRAVVLTILGFLLATPALAQTNLVTFGDFEGPAPGTQTGIFSPGFTQGPNTTFTIDDVVAYEGDQSVRVNYGGGATNFYDVQGVGTGIPVTPGEEYTFSVWARTGGGDGDGRLAFGVLTPGYAPVTPSTVNYGTAITGAWQEFGFTFTVPSDASYSTVNVVTQYGFAQNVGEPVYVDALSLVAAVPPPPTEGDVLALGDFEAFSPGTLPGGGTVNGTNYFRQVTGTSTFVIDGSVAYEGGQSLRANYDGSATNSFQMQFVPQVALEANEEYILSFWARTNASAGPNVNVNVQDPNAGYVSYGSSGSVTLTSDWQQIAFPVTSPVGTSLNIGAQFAFPNNAGSAVWIDNLVLAPVPPEVPPPPAISFESTAFSVVEGNTVQIPLVIRRTDDSPSTVRVSLVGGAGTADVADFETTIAAVTFDGERDSEVQVVEFTVADDGVEEGNETAVFRLSAVSGTAVVEAPNVIEVTISDAPPAGGFPLVVVEAEDGDLGAEWDTASDGDVDYAFVTTDFSAGANPDPAIPQTAARVASYDVTFPAPGTYTAFVRVYVGAGAFNDDSFLLASGPGMQDPTAAAGWVVVNGLAAGGFSAPGDVVAGAGTLGAGVWKWVRASAFPNNPADDYITVAAGDLTQTIQIGGREDGLWFDKIAFGLSGEAYTVADLDAGSVGGGGGANLLAFGDFEAPEPGSALTLDSGFIEANNGTFTIVDTEAHTGDQSLRADYTGGAANAYNFQFVAQPEVEPGTEYTASVWAKSTTAGGQMQFAVQNPSDFSALGTPFYGATLSAEWTEYEITFTVPEGLESVNVGLAFGYDVNIGNAVYIDDLSLAGPGGGGDDTTPYTEVDGSYVFELEDASFFLEGENVAEVQVLTELDGNVSGPFSGDGFIYTQEGSVRVTADDLPAGEYTATLSYAAPFDGNADGFRFDRITANGVRYGDAVDCGDDDGLGFALPAGVATFTDIEITSPETDVVTVGDDGAFEFVISRCYGYNYFDTLTLTPVGGGGGNGENVVTNGSFEDGAPGVYTGAEIPGWGVRNAAGVATPAEFAVVDDAAQDGDQSLRVTVAATGANAYDIEAVATDLAVTPGATYTYSVWARSENGGGTASFTVGNQAFSEYARLGDQTLTTEWQEFTFEFTVTDQETVIRAPIHFSYAGNVGNPVYIDNLSIRDMDTAVDAPVEEPVATLSVANPIRTGATVRYSLETAGDVSVALFDMLGRQVAVVADGPAGPQERSVRLDAAGLASGVYVLRLQGEDVMVSRTVTIVR; encoded by the coding sequence ATGCGACACGCTACACAGACACTCCGAGCCGTCGTTCTGACCATTCTGGGCTTCTTGCTCGCCACCCCGGCGTTGGCTCAGACCAACCTGGTCACGTTCGGTGACTTCGAGGGCCCCGCCCCGGGCACCCAGACCGGGATCTTCTCGCCCGGCTTCACCCAGGGCCCGAACACGACGTTCACCATCGACGACGTGGTGGCGTACGAAGGCGACCAGTCGGTCCGGGTCAACTACGGCGGCGGCGCGACCAACTTCTACGACGTCCAGGGCGTCGGCACGGGGATCCCGGTCACGCCCGGCGAGGAGTACACGTTCTCGGTCTGGGCCCGGACGGGCGGAGGCGACGGGGACGGGCGGCTCGCGTTCGGAGTCCTCACACCGGGGTACGCCCCGGTCACGCCGTCCACCGTCAACTACGGGACGGCGATCACGGGGGCGTGGCAGGAGTTCGGGTTCACGTTCACGGTCCCCTCGGACGCGTCGTACTCGACGGTCAACGTGGTGACCCAGTACGGCTTCGCGCAAAACGTGGGCGAGCCGGTGTACGTCGACGCCCTGTCGCTGGTGGCCGCCGTGCCGCCGCCGCCGACAGAGGGCGACGTTCTCGCGCTCGGGGACTTCGAAGCCTTCAGCCCCGGGACGCTTCCCGGCGGCGGGACGGTCAACGGGACGAACTACTTCCGCCAGGTCACGGGCACCTCGACGTTCGTCATCGACGGGTCCGTCGCATATGAGGGGGGGCAGTCGCTCCGTGCCAACTACGATGGGAGCGCGACGAACTCGTTCCAGATGCAGTTCGTCCCCCAGGTCGCGCTCGAGGCGAACGAGGAGTACATCCTCTCGTTCTGGGCGCGGACGAACGCGTCGGCCGGGCCGAACGTGAACGTCAACGTCCAAGACCCGAACGCGGGCTACGTCTCGTACGGCTCGTCCGGCTCGGTGACGCTGACGAGCGACTGGCAGCAGATCGCGTTCCCGGTGACGTCGCCCGTGGGCACGTCGCTGAACATCGGGGCCCAGTTCGCCTTCCCCAACAACGCCGGGAGCGCGGTTTGGATCGACAACCTCGTGCTCGCGCCGGTGCCGCCGGAGGTCCCGCCGCCGCCGGCCATCTCGTTCGAGAGCACGGCGTTCTCGGTCGTCGAGGGCAACACCGTCCAGATCCCCCTCGTCATCCGGCGCACGGACGACTCGCCGAGCACGGTTCGCGTGAGCCTCGTGGGAGGCGCGGGCACGGCCGACGTCGCCGACTTCGAGACGACGATCGCGGCGGTGACGTTCGACGGTGAGCGGGACAGCGAGGTCCAGGTGGTCGAGTTCACAGTCGCCGACGACGGGGTCGAGGAGGGCAACGAGACCGCCGTCTTCCGCCTGTCGGCGGTGAGCGGCACGGCCGTCGTGGAGGCCCCCAATGTGATCGAGGTCACAATCTCGGACGCGCCGCCGGCCGGCGGCTTCCCGCTCGTCGTCGTCGAGGCCGAGGACGGCGACCTCGGCGCCGAGTGGGATACGGCCTCGGATGGCGACGTCGACTACGCGTTCGTCACGACCGACTTCTCGGCCGGCGCCAACCCGGACCCGGCCATCCCGCAGACGGCCGCCCGCGTCGCGTCCTACGACGTGACGTTCCCGGCGCCCGGGACGTACACCGCGTTCGTTCGGGTCTACGTCGGCGCGGGCGCGTTCAACGACGACAGCTTCCTCCTGGCCAGCGGGCCGGGCATGCAGGACCCGACGGCGGCGGCCGGCTGGGTGGTCGTGAACGGCCTCGCGGCCGGCGGCTTCTCCGCCCCCGGCGACGTCGTCGCGGGCGCGGGCACGCTCGGCGCGGGGGTCTGGAAGTGGGTCCGCGCCAGCGCCTTCCCGAACAACCCGGCCGACGACTACATCACGGTCGCGGCCGGCGACCTCACGCAGACGATCCAGATCGGCGGCCGTGAGGACGGCCTGTGGTTCGACAAGATCGCCTTCGGCCTGAGCGGTGAGGCATATACCGTCGCGGACCTCGACGCGGGCTCCGTCGGTGGCGGTGGCGGTGCCAACCTGCTCGCGTTCGGTGACTTCGAGGCGCCTGAGCCTGGGTCGGCGCTCACGCTCGACTCCGGGTTCATCGAGGCCAACAACGGCACGTTCACCATCGTCGATACCGAGGCCCACACGGGCGACCAGTCGCTCCGGGCTGACTACACCGGCGGGGCGGCGAACGCCTACAACTTCCAGTTCGTGGCCCAGCCCGAGGTCGAGCCCGGGACGGAGTACACGGCCTCGGTGTGGGCGAAGTCGACGACGGCCGGGGGCCAGATGCAGTTCGCGGTCCAGAACCCGTCGGACTTCTCGGCGCTCGGGACCCCGTTCTACGGGGCCACGCTGTCGGCGGAGTGGACGGAGTATGAGATCACGTTCACGGTCCCGGAGGGACTGGAGTCGGTCAACGTCGGCCTGGCGTTCGGCTACGACGTGAACATCGGCAACGCGGTCTACATCGACGACCTCTCGCTCGCCGGCCCCGGAGGCGGCGGCGACGACACGACGCCCTACACCGAGGTCGACGGGAGCTACGTGTTCGAACTCGAGGACGCCTCGTTCTTCCTCGAGGGTGAGAACGTCGCCGAGGTCCAGGTCCTCACGGAGCTCGACGGCAACGTGAGCGGCCCGTTCTCGGGCGACGGCTTCATCTACACCCAGGAGGGCTCGGTCCGCGTGACGGCCGACGACCTCCCCGCCGGCGAGTACACGGCGACGCTGAGCTACGCGGCCCCCTTCGACGGGAACGCCGACGGCTTCCGCTTCGACCGGATCACGGCCAACGGCGTCCGCTACGGCGACGCCGTCGACTGTGGCGACGACGACGGCCTCGGCTTCGCGCTGCCGGCCGGCGTGGCGACGTTCACCGACATCGAGATCACGAGCCCGGAGACGGACGTGGTCACGGTCGGCGACGACGGCGCGTTCGAGTTCGTCATCTCGCGCTGCTACGGGTACAACTACTTCGACACGCTCACGCTCACGCCGGTCGGCGGTGGCGGCGGCAACGGGGAGAACGTCGTGACGAACGGGAGCTTCGAGGACGGCGCGCCCGGCGTCTACACCGGGGCCGAGATCCCGGGGTGGGGTGTCCGGAACGCCGCGGGCGTCGCGACGCCGGCCGAGTTCGCCGTCGTTGACGACGCGGCCCAGGACGGGGACCAGTCGCTCCGCGTGACGGTCGCCGCGACGGGGGCCAACGCGTACGACATCGAGGCCGTCGCGACGGACCTGGCCGTGACGCCGGGCGCGACGTACACGTACTCGGTCTGGGCCCGGTCCGAGAACGGCGGCGGGACCGCCAGCTTCACGGTCGGGAATCAGGCGTTCTCGGAGTACGCCCGCCTCGGGGACCAGACGCTGACGACGGAGTGGCAGGAGTTCACGTTCGAGTTCACGGTGACCGACCAGGAGACCGTGATCCGCGCGCCGATCCACTTCTCGTACGCCGGGAACGTCGGCAACCCCGTCTACATCGACAACCTCTCGATCCGCGACATGGACACGGCCGTCGACGCGCCCGTCGAGGAGCCCGTGGCGACGCTGTCGGTGGCGAACCCGATCCGGACGGGCGCGACGGTCCGGTACTCGCTGGAGACGGCGGGCGACGTGTCGGTCGCCCTGTTCGACATGCTCGGCCGCCAGGTCGCCGTCGTGGCCGACGGCCCGGCCGGCCCGCAGGAGCGGTCGGTCCGCCTCGACGCGGCCGGGCTGGCTTCGGGCGTCTACGTCCTCCGGCTCCAGGGCGAGGACGTGATGGTCAGCCGGACGGTCACGATCGTGCGCTAG
- a CDS encoding CHRD domain-containing protein, whose translation MPIRYSLGALLALLLAGSGVASAQVVINEVDADTPGSDTAEFVELYNAGSAAVALDDYVVVFFNGNGTVSYGAYDLSGTLAPGAYYVLGNPGVVNVTQTFEPGSSGALQNGADAVALYTGSAADFPNGTAPSTTDLVDAIVYDTSDDDAPDLLAALGQTVQYNEDENGDKDNESTQRSPDGSDTIVAALATPGAANVGSSGATSFNALLRGQNEVPPVETDAKGGVTAVLDGTTLTVTGRFVGLSGAYAASHIHAGAAGANGPVVQALAPAVDADMRGGTFEASANTFTVRPTFADSIRAGLAYVNVHSAEVPSGEIRGQLGTQTHTLPFSLSGDNEVPPVATDATGSGSVRLDGATVTVTGSFSGLSGAYAASHIHAGAAGANGPVVQALAPAVDADMRGGTFEASANTFTVRPTFADSIRAGLAYVNVHSAEVPSGEIRGQIGTAVDMASGSIADARAQGVDATVTVEGTVTRTMGDFTYLQDETAGLTVRQVEGAFSDAVASGAIEPGTRLRVTGTLSEFANLLQINGDDLASFEILGTTDVPEPQVVTLNEISLDGETYEGELVTVQAVTIDPDGTDAGTDPDGTFMAASTYQIEDGSGAVGTVTLRIPNADDTSVDGTDIPEVADLTGIVSQFDFDSPVNGYQLLLLDADDVTPRGVATEADPAAALTLAVENPVRGQTAVQFGAGAPGQATLALFDVLGRRVQTLAAGPLGAGAQTATLDTAGLAAGVYVLRLDVDGATRTRTVTVLR comes from the coding sequence ATGCCCATCCGCTACTCCCTGGGCGCGCTCCTCGCGCTCCTCCTCGCCGGCTCCGGCGTCGCCTCGGCCCAAGTCGTCATCAACGAGGTCGACGCGGACACGCCCGGCTCCGACACGGCCGAGTTCGTCGAGCTCTACAACGCCGGCTCTGCCGCCGTCGCGCTCGACGACTACGTCGTGGTGTTCTTCAACGGCAACGGCACCGTGTCGTACGGGGCGTACGACCTCTCGGGGACCCTGGCCCCCGGCGCGTACTACGTCCTCGGCAACCCCGGCGTCGTGAACGTGACGCAGACGTTCGAGCCGGGCTCCAGCGGGGCGCTCCAGAACGGCGCCGACGCCGTCGCCCTCTACACCGGGTCGGCCGCCGACTTCCCCAACGGGACGGCGCCCTCGACCACGGACCTCGTCGACGCGATTGTATACGACACGAGCGACGACGACGCCCCGGACCTCCTCGCCGCGCTGGGCCAGACCGTCCAGTACAACGAGGACGAGAACGGCGACAAGGACAACGAGTCCACCCAGCGCTCGCCCGACGGCAGCGACACCATCGTCGCCGCGCTGGCGACCCCGGGCGCGGCCAACGTGGGCTCCTCCGGGGCCACGAGCTTCAACGCGCTCCTGCGGGGCCAGAACGAGGTGCCGCCCGTGGAGACCGACGCCAAGGGCGGCGTGACCGCCGTCCTCGACGGCACCACGCTCACGGTCACCGGCCGCTTCGTCGGCCTGTCCGGCGCCTACGCGGCGTCGCACATCCACGCGGGCGCGGCCGGGGCGAACGGCCCGGTGGTCCAGGCGCTCGCCCCGGCGGTCGACGCCGACATGCGGGGGGGGACGTTCGAGGCCTCGGCCAACACGTTCACGGTCCGCCCGACGTTCGCCGACTCGATCCGGGCCGGGCTCGCCTACGTCAACGTCCACTCGGCCGAGGTCCCCAGCGGCGAGATCCGAGGCCAACTGGGGACGCAGACGCACACGCTGCCGTTCTCGCTGAGCGGAGACAACGAGGTCCCTCCGGTCGCCACGGACGCGACGGGCTCGGGCTCCGTCCGCCTCGACGGCGCCACGGTCACCGTGACGGGGTCGTTCAGCGGGCTCTCCGGCGCCTACGCGGCGTCGCACATCCACGCGGGCGCGGCCGGGGCGAACGGCCCGGTGGTCCAGGCGCTCGCCCCGGCGGTCGACGCCGACATGCGGGGGGGGACGTTCGAGGCCTCGGCCAACACGTTCACGGTCCGCCCGACGTTCGCCGACTCGATCCGGGCCGGGCTCGCCTACGTCAACGTCCACTCGGCCGAGGTCCCCAGCGGCGAGATCCGAGGCCAGATCGGCACCGCGGTGGACATGGCGTCCGGCTCGATCGCCGACGCGCGAGCCCAGGGCGTCGACGCGACCGTCACGGTCGAGGGGACGGTCACGCGAACGATGGGGGACTTTACCTACCTCCAGGACGAGACCGCCGGCCTCACGGTCCGCCAGGTCGAGGGCGCCTTCTCCGACGCCGTCGCCAGCGGCGCCATCGAGCCGGGCACGCGCCTCCGCGTAACGGGCACGCTCTCGGAGTTCGCCAACCTCCTCCAGATCAATGGGGATGACCTCGCCTCGTTTGAGATCCTCGGGACGACCGACGTCCCCGAGCCGCAGGTCGTCACACTCAACGAGATCTCGCTCGACGGCGAGACCTACGAGGGCGAGCTGGTCACGGTCCAGGCCGTGACCATCGACCCCGACGGGACCGACGCCGGGACCGACCCCGACGGGACGTTCATGGCGGCCTCGACCTACCAGATCGAGGACGGCTCGGGCGCCGTCGGGACCGTCACGCTCCGGATCCCGAACGCCGACGACACGTCGGTCGACGGGACCGACATCCCTGAGGTCGCCGATCTCACGGGCATCGTCAGCCAGTTCGACTTCGACTCGCCGGTCAACGGGTACCAGCTCCTCCTGCTCGACGCCGACGACGTGACCCCGCGCGGCGTGGCGACCGAGGCGGACCCGGCCGCGGCGCTCACGCTGGCCGTCGAGAACCCGGTCCGCGGGCAGACAGCGGTCCAGTTCGGGGCCGGCGCCCCGGGCCAGGCCACGCTCGCGCTCTTCGACGTGCTCGGCCGCCGTGTCCAGACGCTGGCCGCCGGCCCGCTCGGCGCCGGCGCGCAGACGGCCACGCTCGACACCGCCGGCCTCGCCGCGGGCGTCTACGTCCTCCGTCTCGACGTCGACGGGGCCACACGGACCCGGACGGTGACCGTCCTCCGTTAA
- a CDS encoding 4-hydroxy-3-methylbut-2-enyl diphosphate reductase, whose product MARQFDVPAFYRSPIVTRVKAARRAADPRKKDLAPSVLNFGPLRVKLARHFGFCFGVENAIEIAYRALDEHPEAAAAGRIHLLSEMIHNPHVNEDLQARGVRFLRTTAGEQLIPFSDLGPDDLVIVPAFGAPTETLAELTARGVDVQAYDTTCPFVVRVWKKGAQIGQKGFTVVVHGKRQHEETRATFSRAAADAPVVVVRDMEGTEALAAVIEGREGADFFWDRFEGMTTEGFDPGRDLARIGVVNQTTMLATETAAIAERLRQAVITRDGDDANVADTSDTLCYATKENQDATDALIASGADLAIVVGGYNSSNTSHLVELCEDAGLPTYFVKDADELVSPELIRHFDWRTKTMRETADWLPEARPVEVLLTAGASCPDALLDAVIQRLLGWVEGTRPVDDALEPFEAEPA is encoded by the coding sequence ATGGCCCGCCAGTTCGACGTCCCCGCCTTCTACCGGAGCCCGATCGTGACGCGGGTCAAGGCGGCCCGCCGCGCGGCCGACCCGCGCAAGAAGGACCTCGCGCCGAGCGTGCTCAACTTCGGCCCGCTCCGCGTGAAGCTGGCCCGCCACTTCGGGTTCTGCTTCGGCGTCGAGAACGCCATCGAGATCGCGTACCGGGCCCTCGACGAGCACCCCGAGGCGGCCGCGGCCGGCCGGATCCACCTCCTCTCGGAGATGATCCACAACCCGCACGTCAACGAGGACCTCCAGGCCCGCGGCGTCCGGTTCCTGCGGACGACCGCCGGCGAGCAGCTCATCCCGTTCTCCGACCTCGGCCCGGACGACCTCGTCATCGTCCCGGCCTTCGGCGCGCCGACGGAGACGCTCGCCGAGCTCACCGCGCGTGGCGTCGACGTGCAGGCCTACGACACGACGTGCCCATTCGTCGTGCGCGTGTGGAAGAAGGGAGCGCAGATCGGCCAGAAGGGGTTCACGGTCGTCGTCCACGGCAAGCGCCAGCACGAGGAGACGCGGGCCACGTTCAGCCGGGCCGCCGCGGACGCGCCCGTCGTCGTGGTGCGGGACATGGAGGGGACCGAGGCCCTCGCGGCCGTCATCGAGGGCCGCGAGGGCGCCGATTTTTTCTGGGACCGCTTCGAGGGCATGACGACGGAGGGCTTCGACCCCGGCCGCGACCTCGCCCGGATCGGCGTCGTGAACCAGACGACGATGCTGGCGACCGAGACGGCGGCCATCGCCGAGCGCCTCCGCCAGGCCGTGATCACCCGCGACGGCGACGACGCGAACGTGGCCGACACGTCCGACACGCTCTGCTACGCGACGAAGGAGAACCAGGACGCGACGGACGCCCTCATCGCCTCCGGCGCCGACCTCGCGATCGTCGTCGGCGGCTACAACTCGTCGAACACGTCGCACCTCGTCGAGCTCTGCGAGGACGCTGGCCTGCCGACCTACTTCGTCAAGGACGCCGACGAACTCGTCTCCCCCGAGCTCATCCGCCACTTCGACTGGCGGACCAAGACGATGCGCGAGACGGCCGACTGGCTGCCCGAGGCGCGCCCAGTCGAGGTCTTGCTCACGGCCGGCGCCTCGTGCCCCGACGCTCTCCTCGACGCCGTCATCCAGCGGCTGCTGGGCTGGGTCGAGGGCACGCGCCCGGTCGACGACGCGCTGGAGCCGTTCGAGGCCGAGCCGGCGTAG
- a CDS encoding cytochrome c oxidase assembly factor Coa1 family protein, protein MRGALSVLTGLVGLALFMALLWAGCSTFLKNNGAYERGVATARADPVVEKALGAPVRESWFLNGSIEGDGMTTRGSWLVRLSGERGAGTLRIAGYKADGDWRVVSMALDADDVRYVYVPGVGFRAPAEGSAVEGPPDILGH, encoded by the coding sequence ATGCGCGGAGCCCTGTCCGTCCTCACCGGCCTCGTCGGGCTGGCCCTCTTCATGGCCCTCCTCTGGGCCGGCTGCTCGACGTTCCTCAAGAACAACGGCGCCTACGAGCGCGGCGTCGCGACGGCACGGGCCGACCCGGTCGTGGAGAAGGCGCTCGGCGCGCCGGTCCGCGAGAGCTGGTTTCTGAACGGGAGCATCGAGGGCGACGGGATGACGACGCGCGGGTCCTGGCTCGTCCGCCTGAGCGGCGAGCGGGGCGCCGGGACGCTCCGAATCGCGGGCTACAAGGCCGACGGCGACTGGCGCGTCGTGTCGATGGCCCTCGATGCCGACGACGTCCGCTACGTGTACGTGCCCGGCGTGGGCTTCCGGGCGCCCGCCGAGGGCTCTGCTGTCGAGGGACCGCCCGACATCCTCGGCCACTGA
- a CDS encoding dipeptidase: protein MDAPLQYAKDHADRFVEELKAWLRIPSISTDPTYATQTRSAAEWLADNLRDAGMGDVEVMETDGHPVVYAEHHVSDDAPTVLVYGHYDVQPPDPLELWDNDPFEPVEKDGDLVARGSADDKGQAFMHVKAAESWLATDQPPVNLKFVIEGEEENGSVHLPGFLEEHKDKLAADVCLVSDTALFAPGVPSIAYGLRGLAYVEVTLTGPKKDLHSGVYGGGVENPINALAAMIAALHDDDHRVTVEGFYDDVVALSDDEREAYRDLPFDEAAWKDEAGVSETKTEAGYSVLEGTTGRPTLDCNGIWGGYTGEGAKTVLPSKASAKISCRLVPNQTPGDITEKLRTHFEAHVPDTMSLTFRDLHGGHGVLVDREAPAMQAASEALEAVFGQTPYFTREGGSIPVVADFKRILGLDTVLMGFGLDSDSIHSPNERFGLDRFHQGIEASVRFMDAYARQKEAA, encoded by the coding sequence ATGGACGCCCCCCTCCAGTACGCCAAGGACCACGCCGACCGCTTCGTCGAAGAGCTCAAGGCCTGGCTCCGGATCCCTTCCATCTCGACCGACCCGACGTACGCCACGCAGACCCGGAGCGCGGCCGAGTGGCTCGCCGACAACCTCCGCGACGCGGGCATGGGAGACGTCGAGGTCATGGAGACCGACGGCCACCCCGTCGTCTACGCCGAGCACCACGTCTCGGACGACGCGCCGACGGTCCTCGTCTACGGCCACTACGACGTCCAGCCGCCGGACCCGCTCGAGCTGTGGGACAACGACCCGTTCGAGCCCGTCGAGAAAGACGGCGACCTCGTCGCGCGCGGCTCGGCCGACGACAAGGGCCAGGCGTTCATGCACGTCAAGGCCGCCGAGTCGTGGCTCGCTACGGACCAGCCGCCCGTGAACCTCAAGTTCGTCATCGAGGGCGAGGAGGAGAACGGGAGCGTCCACCTCCCGGGCTTCTTGGAGGAGCACAAGGACAAGCTGGCGGCCGACGTCTGCCTCGTGAGCGACACGGCCCTCTTCGCGCCGGGCGTCCCGTCGATCGCCTACGGCCTCCGCGGCCTCGCCTACGTCGAGGTCACGCTGACGGGCCCCAAGAAGGACCTCCACTCGGGCGTCTACGGCGGCGGCGTCGAGAACCCGATCAACGCGCTCGCGGCCATGATCGCGGCCCTCCACGACGACGACCACCGCGTGACCGTCGAGGGGTTCTACGACGACGTCGTGGCGCTGAGCGACGACGAGCGCGAGGCGTACCGGGACCTACCGTTCGATGAGGCGGCCTGGAAGGACGAGGCCGGCGTGTCCGAGACGAAGACCGAGGCGGGCTACTCCGTCCTTGAGGGGACCACGGGCCGGCCGACGCTCGACTGCAACGGGATCTGGGGCGGCTACACCGGCGAGGGCGCCAAGACGGTCCTCCCGTCGAAGGCCAGCGCCAAGATCTCGTGCCGCCTCGTCCCGAACCAGACGCCGGGCGACATCACGGAGAAGCTGCGGACGCACTTCGAGGCCCACGTTCCGGACACGATGTCGCTCACGTTCCGCGACCTCCACGGGGGCCACGGCGTGCTCGTCGACCGCGAGGCGCCGGCCATGCAGGCGGCCTCGGAGGCCCTTGAGGCCGTGTTCGGGCAGACGCCGTACTTCACGCGCGAGGGCGGCTCGATCCCCGTCGTCGCCGACTTCAAGCGGATCCTCGGGCTCGACACGGTGCTGATGGGCTTCGGCCTCGACTCGGACTCGATCCACTCGCCGAACGAGCGGTTCGGGCTCGACCGGTTCCACCAGGGGATCGAGGCGTCGGTCCGGTTCATGGACGCCTACGCCCGCCAGAAGGAGGCGGCCTAG